A segment of the Curtobacterium sp. MCSS17_007 genome:
CGGGTGCGCATGCGGGCGCGGAAGCCGTGCTTCTTGGCGCGGCGACGGTTGTTCGGCTGGAAGGTGCGCTTGCTCATGATGATCTCCACACGGCTGCGCTGGAGGAGGCTCCGCGCGAACCGACACGTATGTCTGTACAGCCGCTCGACGAGGCCGAACGACGCGATGGGCGCGACCAAGTGGCCGCAGTCAACTGGTTAACGGTACGTGACAGCGGCGAGCAGGTCAAACGGTCGCCCGGGCCGCGCTGCCGGGGCCCCGGCGCACGATCATCATCCACATTGGGGAAAACGTGCGTTCGGTACGACTCACCCCGACCCTTTACAGTGGGGTGATCGATCGGCCCGTTCCGCGGAGCGACGGGGGAGTCCCCCTCTCGCACCTGTCCGGGCCGTCGTGGACAGGACTGTGGACAACCCTGTGGAACACTTCCGCGGGACGATGGTGGTCCGGACCGACGACGGTGCCGTCCGGACACGACCGCTGTCCGAGCGGCGCGGAGGACCGAGAGCGCTCTGAGCGCCCACGGGAGGACGGGCCCGGCCCGACCCACGCCCCGCACCGCCGGAGCGGACAGAACGACCCGGGGGCACGACACCACCGTGACCCCGAGCCCGACCGACACAGCGGACGACCCAGTCACCGAACGAGACAGCGAAGCAGGAGACGAGCGCGAC
Coding sequences within it:
- the rpmH gene encoding 50S ribosomal protein L34, encoding MSKRTFQPNNRRRAKKHGFRARMRTRAGRAILAARRSKGRTELSA